One stretch of Tepidibacter hydrothermalis DNA includes these proteins:
- the gltX gene encoding glutamate--tRNA ligase: MSVKVRFAPSPTGFVHIGSLRTALYNYLFAKKMGGTYLLRVEDTDQSRLVEGAIEGMLKAMDWAGVNHTEGVVLDENGKITEVGENGPYIQSKRLDIYKEYIKELLDNGHAYYCFCSKERLDKVREVQKSEGKIPKYDGICRGLSKEEVEAKIAAGEKYVIRLKLPANKEIKFNDIVRGLVTINTDDLDDQVLMKSDGFPTYHFAVIVDDHLMGITHVIRGEEWLPSTPKHVYMYEAFGWEAPTFVHLPNILNAERKKLSKRHGDVAVEDFRKKGYSPEGLVNYVSLVGWSPEDNKEIFNMKELEEAFSLERVSKSGGVFDTDKLNWVNAHYIKAADDAVIADLAIPFLIEAGFITEEEAEERYDWIKSMVGVVKESLSYVKEITTKVDIFFKDELELEDDDCREFLKLEHIPTLIDVLKEKVTEADEINEAFIKAMFKQIQKEHGIKGKNLFMGTRVILTGQMHGPEMPLVLTLLGKEKILNRINYVKNNII; the protein is encoded by the coding sequence ATGAGTGTAAAAGTTAGATTTGCACCAAGTCCAACGGGATTTGTTCACATTGGTAGTTTAAGAACAGCTTTATATAATTATTTATTCGCAAAGAAAATGGGAGGAACATACCTTTTAAGAGTTGAAGACACAGATCAAAGTAGATTAGTTGAAGGTGCTATAGAAGGAATGTTAAAAGCCATGGACTGGGCTGGAGTTAATCATACAGAAGGTGTAGTTCTTGATGAAAATGGAAAGATAACTGAAGTAGGAGAAAATGGACCATATATTCAATCTAAAAGACTTGATATATACAAAGAATATATAAAAGAGCTTTTAGATAATGGACATGCTTACTACTGTTTCTGTTCAAAAGAAAGACTTGATAAGGTTAGAGAAGTACAAAAATCTGAAGGAAAAATACCTAAATATGATGGTATTTGTAGAGGATTATCAAAAGAAGAAGTTGAAGCAAAAATTGCAGCTGGAGAAAAATATGTTATAAGACTTAAGCTTCCAGCTAACAAAGAAATAAAGTTTAATGACATAGTAAGAGGACTTGTAACTATAAACACAGATGATTTAGATGATCAAGTATTAATGAAATCAGATGGATTCCCTACATATCATTTTGCTGTTATAGTGGATGATCACTTAATGGGTATAACTCATGTTATAAGAGGAGAAGAATGGTTACCATCAACTCCAAAGCATGTATACATGTATGAAGCATTTGGATGGGAAGCTCCAACATTTGTTCATCTTCCAAATATATTAAATGCAGAAAGAAAGAAATTAAGTAAGAGACACGGTGATGTTGCAGTTGAAGACTTTAGAAAAAAAGGATATTCACCAGAAGGTCTAGTAAACTATGTATCTCTAGTTGGATGGTCTCCAGAAGACAATAAAGAGATATTTAATATGAAGGAGCTTGAAGAAGCTTTCTCTTTAGAAAGAGTTTCAAAGAGCGGTGGAGTGTTTGATACTGACAAGTTAAATTGGGTAAATGCACATTATATAAAGGCTGCAGACGATGCAGTTATAGCTGATCTTGCTATACCTTTCTTGATAGAAGCTGGATTTATAACAGAAGAAGAAGCTGAGGAAAGATATGATTGGATAAAATCAATGGTAGGAGTAGTTAAAGAGAGTTTATCTTACGTTAAAGAAATTACAACTAAGGTTGATATATTCTTTAAAGATGAATTAGAACTTGAAGATGATGACTGTAGAGAGTTCTTAAAGCTAGAGCATATACCTACTTTAATAGATGTATTAAAAGAAAAAGTGACAGAAGCTGACGAAATAAACGAAGCTTTTATAAAAGCTATGTTTAAACAAATTCAAAAAGAACATGGAATAAAAGGTAAAAACTTATTCATGGGAACTAGAGTAATATTAACAGGACAAATGCATGGACCTGAAATGCCGTTAGTATTAACTTTACTTGGAAAAGAAAAGATACTTAACAGAATAAATTATGTAAAAAATAATATAATATAA
- the cysK gene encoding cysteine synthase A: protein MIYNNIGELIGNTPLVKLNKLVDEDMANVYVKLEYFNPGGSVKDRIALNMIEEMEKRDELKPGYTIVEPTSGNTGIGIAMVGAYKGYKVILVMPETMSLERRKILSAYGAQIILTDGSKGMKGAIDKANDLANRNDDYVILSQFENMDNPDMHRKTTAIEIIKDLDSNIDAFVSGVGTGGTITGIGEVLKENIPNVKVYAIEPKDSPVLSGGSSGPHKIQGIGAGFIPKVLKTDIIDEVITVSNEDSYNMSRNLAKKEGIFVGISCGAAVFGAIEVAKKLGKEKNVVVIAPDTGERYLSVENLY from the coding sequence ATGATATACAATAACATAGGTGAGCTTATAGGTAATACGCCTCTTGTGAAGCTTAATAAATTAGTTGATGAGGATATGGCTAATGTTTATGTTAAGCTTGAATATTTTAATCCAGGAGGATCTGTTAAAGATAGAATAGCGCTCAATATGATAGAAGAAATGGAAAAAAGAGATGAGTTAAAACCTGGATATACTATAGTTGAACCAACAAGTGGGAATACAGGTATAGGAATTGCCATGGTAGGAGCATACAAAGGATATAAAGTTATTTTAGTTATGCCAGAAACAATGAGTTTAGAGAGAAGAAAAATATTAAGTGCATATGGAGCTCAAATTATACTTACAGATGGATCAAAAGGAATGAAAGGTGCAATAGACAAAGCTAATGACCTTGCTAATCGAAATGATGATTATGTAATTCTTAGTCAATTTGAAAATATGGATAATCCTGATATGCATAGAAAAACAACAGCTATTGAAATTATTAAAGATTTAGATTCTAATATAGATGCATTTGTATCAGGGGTTGGCACTGGTGGAACTATAACTGGTATTGGAGAAGTTCTAAAAGAAAATATACCTAATGTTAAAGTTTATGCAATAGAACCTAAAGACTCTCCTGTTTTATCTGGAGGAAGTTCTGGACCTCATAAAATTCAAGGAATAGGAGCTGGATTTATACCTAAAGTGTTAAAGACAGATATAATAGACGAAGTTATTACTGTTTCAAATGAAGACTCTTATAACATGTCAAGAAATCTTGCTAAAAAAGAAGGCATATTTGTAGGAATATCTTGTGGTGCAGCTGTATTTGGTGCTATTGAAGTAGCTAAAAAACTAGGAAAAGAAAAAAATGTAGTTGTAATAGCTCCTGATACTGGAGAAAGATATTTAAGTGTAGAAAATTTATATTAG
- the epsC gene encoding serine O-acetyltransferase EpsC produces MKSIIREINVIKEKDPAARGTLEVILNYPGFHAILIHRFSHFLYNKKFFIISRIISTISRFLTGIEIHPGAKIGKGLFIDHGMGIVIGETAEVGDNVTMFHGSTLGGTGKDTGKRHPTVGNNVIISAGAKILGPIKLGDNSKIGANAVVLKEVPKDCTVVGIPGKIVKRNGIRVDEKL; encoded by the coding sequence ATGAAATCTATAATTAGAGAAATAAATGTTATTAAAGAAAAGGATCCAGCGGCTAGAGGTACATTGGAAGTCATACTTAATTATCCTGGTTTTCATGCTATTTTGATTCATAGATTTTCACATTTTTTATATAATAAGAAATTTTTTATTATATCTAGAATAATATCTACTATAAGCAGATTCTTGACTGGAATAGAAATACATCCTGGAGCAAAAATAGGAAAAGGACTTTTTATAGATCATGGAATGGGTATAGTAATAGGGGAAACTGCAGAAGTAGGAGATAATGTTACTATGTTTCATGGATCCACTTTGGGAGGTACAGGAAAAGATACAGGAAAAAGGCATCCAACAGTGGGGAATAATGTTATAATATCAGCAGGAGCAAAAATATTAGGGCCTATAAAGCTAGGAGATAATTCGAAAATTGGAGCTAATGCAGTGGTATTAAAAGAGGTTCCTAAAGACTGTACAGTTGTAGGAATACCGGGTAAAATAGTAAAAAGAAATGGGATTAGAGTAGATGAAAAATTATAA
- the cysS gene encoding cysteine--tRNA ligase: MKLYNTLTRKKEEFIPLEEGKVKMYSCGPTVYNYFHIGNARPFIIFDTLRRYLEYRGYDVTYIQNFTDVDDKIINKANEEGITPLEVADKYIKEYFIDADGLGIKRASVHPRVTDNIEQIIEFVKELEDKGYAYSVDGDVYFDTKKFDGYGKLSKQNIEDLEAGARIEVNDKKKSPMDFVLWKNKKEGEPGWSSPWGEGRPGWHIECSVMSSRYLGDTIDIHAGGQDLTFPHHENEIAQTEARTGKTFANYWIHNGYININNEKMSKSKGNFFTVRDISEKYDLDVVRFFLLSAHYKNPVNFSDEMLKQAGAGLERLYNAKNNLEFLKDKLDGSITDEEKSFVKELDAFKTRFIECMDDDINTADAISVIFELARFINSNVDDKSSLEFANECYNLFKELTGVLNIANKSNDDSIDEEIESLINERTQAKKNKEYKLADDIRQKLLDMGIVIEDTRQGVKWRRV; the protein is encoded by the coding sequence ATGAAGTTATATAATACTTTAACTAGAAAAAAAGAAGAATTCATTCCTTTAGAAGAAGGCAAAGTAAAGATGTATTCATGTGGACCTACAGTATACAACTACTTTCATATAGGAAATGCAAGACCTTTTATAATATTTGACACTTTAAGAAGATATCTTGAATATAGAGGATATGATGTAACATATATACAAAACTTCACAGATGTCGATGATAAGATAATAAATAAGGCTAATGAAGAGGGAATAACTCCTCTTGAAGTAGCAGACAAATATATAAAAGAATATTTTATAGATGCAGATGGACTTGGAATAAAGAGAGCGTCTGTTCATCCAAGAGTTACTGACAATATAGAACAAATAATAGAGTTTGTTAAAGAATTAGAAGATAAGGGATATGCATACTCAGTAGATGGAGATGTATACTTTGATACTAAAAAGTTTGATGGATATGGAAAATTATCAAAGCAGAATATAGAAGATTTAGAAGCAGGAGCAAGAATAGAAGTTAATGATAAAAAGAAAAGCCCTATGGACTTTGTTCTTTGGAAGAATAAAAAAGAAGGAGAGCCTGGATGGAGTAGTCCTTGGGGAGAAGGAAGACCTGGTTGGCATATAGAGTGTTCTGTAATGTCTAGTAGATATCTAGGAGATACTATAGATATCCATGCTGGAGGTCAAGATTTAACATTCCCTCATCATGAAAATGAGATAGCTCAAACTGAAGCTAGAACAGGAAAGACATTTGCTAACTATTGGATACATAATGGTTATATAAATATAAATAATGAGAAGATGTCTAAATCTAAGGGTAACTTTTTTACAGTTAGGGATATATCTGAAAAATATGATTTAGATGTAGTAAGATTCTTCTTGTTAAGTGCACATTACAAGAATCCAGTTAATTTTAGTGATGAGATGTTAAAGCAAGCAGGAGCAGGTCTTGAAAGACTTTATAATGCTAAGAATAATTTAGAGTTCTTAAAAGATAAGTTGGATGGAAGTATTACTGATGAAGAAAAATCTTTTGTTAAGGAATTAGATGCTTTTAAGACTAGATTTATAGAATGCATGGATGATGATATAAATACAGCAGATGCTATAAGTGTAATATTTGAGCTTGCTAGATTTATAAATAGTAATGTAGATGATAAATCTTCTTTAGAGTTTGCTAATGAATGCTATAATTTATTTAAAGAGCTTACAGGCGTTTTAAATATAGCAAATAAATCAAATGATGATAGTATAGATGAAGAAATAGAAAGTCTTATAAATGAAAGAACACAAGCTAAGAAAAATAAAGAATATAAATTAGCTGATGATATAAGACAAAAGTTATTAGATATGGGAATAGTTATAGAAGACACAAGACAAGGCGTAAAATGGAGAAGAGTTTAA
- a CDS encoding Mini-ribonuclease 3, which yields MEKMQARNMSPVVLAYMGDTVYESFVREYLINKNNICRVNDLHKNAVKFVKASAQAKAVLSLEEELSEEENYIVKRGRNQKSNKVPKNADTTEYRYATGFEALVGYLHLIKETDRVNYIMSKAIEIIEE from the coding sequence ATGGAGAAAATGCAAGCTAGAAACATGTCACCTGTAGTACTTGCTTACATGGGTGATACAGTATATGAATCTTTTGTAAGAGAATATTTGATTAATAAAAACAATATATGCAGAGTTAATGACCTTCACAAAAATGCAGTTAAGTTTGTAAAAGCAAGTGCACAAGCTAAAGCAGTACTTTCTTTAGAAGAAGAGTTGAGTGAAGAGGAAAACTACATCGTAAAAAGAGGTAGAAATCAGAAATCAAATAAGGTTCCAAAAAATGCAGATACAACAGAGTATAGATATGCTACTGGATTTGAAGCTTTGGTTGGATATTTACATTTGATTAAAGAGACAGATAGAGTTAACTATATAATGAGTAAGGCTATAGAAATTATAGAAGAGTAA
- the thyX gene encoding FAD-dependent thymidylate synthase translates to MKVKLIEYTPNPEKVVSMAAKLCYSSVGVDDIEKDLTDEKVDKFLNMLINIGHESPIEHVNFTFAVEGISRSCSHQIVRHRIASFSQQSQRYVTLGSFEYIIPPEIESIPEAKKIFIESMEKDQKAYDELVDILFKKHFNNFSEDGKTEKEAKLLAQKKSIEDARYVFPNACETKMVFTMNARSLFNFFKHRCCERAQWEIREMATLMLKEARKAAPIIFKNIGPNCVAGACPEGKMSCGKINEIRQKFKQL, encoded by the coding sequence GTGAAGGTAAAATTAATAGAATATACACCAAATCCAGAAAAAGTAGTGTCAATGGCAGCAAAGCTTTGTTATTCGTCTGTTGGAGTTGACGATATAGAAAAAGATTTAACTGATGAAAAGGTGGACAAGTTTTTAAATATGCTTATAAATATAGGTCATGAATCACCTATAGAGCATGTTAATTTTACTTTTGCCGTTGAAGGAATATCTAGAAGTTGCTCACATCAAATTGTAAGACATCGTATAGCTTCTTTTTCTCAACAAAGTCAAAGATATGTAACACTAGGAAGTTTTGAGTACATAATACCACCAGAAATTGAGAGTATACCTGAAGCTAAAAAAATATTTATAGAGTCTATGGAAAAAGACCAAAAGGCATACGATGAACTTGTCGATATATTATTTAAGAAACATTTTAATAATTTTAGTGAAGATGGAAAAACTGAGAAAGAAGCTAAATTATTAGCTCAGAAAAAATCTATAGAGGATGCAAGATATGTATTCCCTAATGCATGTGAAACAAAAATGGTATTTACTATGAATGCAAGAAGTTTATTTAACTTTTTTAAACATAGATGTTGTGAAAGAGCTCAGTGGGAAATAAGAGAAATGGCTACATTAATGCTTAAAGAAGCAAGAAAAGCTGCTCCTATTATATTTAAAAATATAGGACCAAATTGTGTAGCAGGAGCATGTCCAGAAGGAAAGATGAGCTGCGGCAAAATAAATGAAATAAGACAAAAATTTAAGCAGTTATAA
- the rlmB gene encoding 23S rRNA (guanosine(2251)-2'-O)-methyltransferase RlmB — MIKIEGRNPVIEALKSERNIEKVMIAKGTTEGSIKKIIGMAKDKGVVVQYVDRKKIDEISESHAHQGVVAMGNDYRYYELEEIIDIAKQKNEDPFIVILDEITDPHNLGSIMRTADAVGAHGVIVPKRRSASITPVVAKASAGAVEYVPLCKVTNLVKTIKKLKEHGLWIAAADMNGQNYYKQNLTGPLGIVVGSEGAGISRLVKENCDFTVKIPMVGNVTSLNASVAASIMLYEAFKQRIETKEG; from the coding sequence ATGATAAAAATAGAAGGAAGAAATCCTGTAATAGAAGCATTAAAAAGTGAGAGAAATATAGAAAAAGTAATGATAGCAAAAGGAACAACTGAAGGGTCTATAAAGAAAATTATTGGAATGGCTAAGGACAAGGGTGTAGTAGTTCAGTATGTTGATAGAAAAAAGATAGATGAGATAAGTGAATCTCATGCTCATCAGGGGGTTGTTGCCATGGGTAATGACTATAGATACTATGAGTTAGAAGAAATAATCGATATAGCAAAACAAAAAAATGAAGATCCATTTATTGTAATACTAGATGAAATAACTGATCCACATAATTTAGGATCTATAATGAGAACTGCTGATGCAGTTGGAGCTCACGGAGTTATAGTTCCAAAGAGAAGGTCTGCATCTATAACACCTGTTGTTGCAAAAGCTTCTGCTGGAGCTGTAGAATATGTACCTTTATGTAAAGTAACTAATTTAGTTAAAACTATAAAAAAATTAAAAGAACACGGTCTTTGGATAGCGGCGGCCGATATGAATGGTCAAAATTATTATAAGCAAAATTTAACAGGACCTTTAGGTATCGTTGTAGGCAGTGAAGGAGCTGGAATATCAAGACTTGTAAAAGAAAATTGTGATTTTACAGTAAAAATACCTATGGTAGGAAATGTAACATCATTAAATGCATCAGTAGCAGCATCTATAATGTTATATGAAGCATTTAAACAAAGAATAGAAACCAAAGAGGGATAA
- a CDS encoding NYN domain-containing protein — translation MKEYLILDGYNIINAWKELKELANESLEISRQKLAEIMVEHASYNGIKVIIVFDAYLVKGSRSVFEEYENLEIVYTKENQTADSYIEKLISQMNKRDIIKVATNDWAEQQIILGKGAIRISARELKLEVDFAKTKISKKTLQKKTKKNTLHSLIDEETLSKLEKIRRNR, via the coding sequence GTGAAAGAATACCTGATTTTAGATGGATATAATATAATTAATGCTTGGAAAGAATTGAAAGAATTAGCTAATGAAAGCCTAGAAATATCAAGACAAAAACTAGCAGAAATTATGGTTGAACATGCATCTTACAATGGAATAAAGGTTATAATAGTATTTGACGCATACTTGGTAAAAGGTTCTAGAAGTGTATTTGAAGAATATGAAAATTTAGAAATCGTATATACAAAAGAAAATCAAACAGCGGATAGTTATATAGAAAAACTTATAAGCCAGATGAATAAGCGTGATATTATTAAAGTTGCAACTAATGATTGGGCAGAACAGCAGATAATATTAGGCAAGGGAGCAATAAGGATTTCAGCAAGAGAATTAAAATTAGAAGTTGATTTTGCCAAAACAAAAATATCAAAAAAGACACTTCAGAAAAAAACAAAAAAAAATACATTGCACTCTCTCATCGATGAAGAAACGTTGTCGAAACTTGAGAAAATAAGGAGAAACCGTTGA
- the sigH gene encoding RNA polymerase sporulation sigma factor SigH, whose product MLVAKEKNDYYQQEIDQRKIVVKASNGDTLALEYLIKKYKNFVRAKARSYFLIGADKEDIIQEGMIGLYKAIRDFDEDKTSSFKAFAELCITRQIITAIKTATRQKHIPLNSYISLNKPIYDEESDRTLLDIITTSVITDPEQLLISREELNNIETKISQILSGLELEVLELYLSGKSYQEIADKLQRHVKSIDNALQRVKRKLEKYLESRND is encoded by the coding sequence ATGTTGGTTGCAAAAGAAAAAAATGATTACTATCAGCAAGAGATAGATCAAAGAAAAATTGTAGTTAAAGCTAGTAATGGGGATACATTAGCTTTAGAATATTTAATAAAAAAATATAAAAATTTTGTACGAGCTAAAGCTAGATCATATTTTTTAATAGGTGCAGATAAAGAAGATATAATACAAGAAGGAATGATAGGTTTATACAAAGCTATAAGAGATTTTGATGAAGATAAAACATCATCATTTAAAGCTTTTGCAGAGCTATGTATAACAAGACAAATAATAACAGCTATAAAAACAGCAACGAGACAAAAGCACATACCTCTTAATTCATACATATCTTTAAACAAACCTATATATGATGAAGAATCAGATAGGACTCTTTTGGATATAATCACAACAAGTGTTATAACAGACCCAGAACAATTATTGATAAGTAGAGAAGAACTTAATAATATAGAAACTAAAATAAGTCAAATATTAAGTGGATTAGAGCTTGAAGTTTTAGAATTATACTTAAGTGGAAAATCATATCAAGAGATAGCAGATAAACTGCAAAGACATGTTAAATCAATAGATAACGCACTTCAAAGAGTAAAGAGAAAACTTGAGAAATATTTAGAATCTAGAAATGATTAA